A stretch of DNA from Lotus japonicus ecotype B-129 chromosome 4, LjGifu_v1.2:
AATCTTTTCCTGACACACAGATTTCCACGTCTGAACATTTGCTTCAGGATGGAATGACACATTATCCAGAGGAGCAGGGGGAACATTAACAGGAATTCCCTTGCCTCTTATCTGTTTTCTAGCAGTGGGCACAATGTTCTGCACATCTGGTTCAACATTTGTCTCTGAATCATTAACAGAAACTTTCTTCCACTTTAAAGATCTTGTCTGGGTATGCAGATTTTCCTTCTTTCCTTCCTTCTTATTTAGTACAGCAGCAACATCCTTGTTGGTTCTGGGAAAATGACTAGGAGCCTTCACAATCTTTTTCTCTTTAAGCCCTCTAggtttccactctttccttgcttgaACACGTGAATTGGTCCTTGGTTGATCATGTTGATGAGGAAATCCATACAatctgtaacagtagggccttatatgTCCATATCTTCCACAATGATGGCATCTCCAACTCAAGTTCTTTGCCTTCTTGCCTTGTGGGTAAGTATATGGTATTTGTTGATACACATGTTTGACACAATGTTGTGGCATCTGGTTTGAcatcttgaattcagtttttcTTTCTGCAGGAACAAACTTACGAGTGATCTTTTTGGATTCTTCTGGTGCAGAGTCACTCTCATATCCCAAACCTTTCATATCCTTGGCTGTCTTTCCTGTTTCTAACATCAGATCAAACATATCAGTACCATTATTCAACATACGTACAGATTTTATCATACCttcaagtttagatttcagcacagatacttcctcttgaagattgTTATTGATATCCAGCAgattatgtttttcattttcaagacCTTTGACAGTTCTCTCCAGCTTCTTACCATAGTCACACGCttcttgccatttcttgaataACAACTTGTATGTTTCAGCAagttcttcttctgaaatttcTCCATCACTGGACTCAGTCTCAGAATTGTATTTCACAGTAAGTCCCAAGACTTGATTTCTAGTTTTATCTCCTTCAGAATCTTCATCAGACCAAGTGACCATCATCCCTTTTCCTTGTTTCTTCAAAAACGTTGGACATTCTGATTTGATATGACCATACCCTTCACATTCAAGACACTGGACCCCTCTGCCTTTGCTAGATTTCTCTTCATCCTCTTCAGCGTTGGAAACAAATACTatacttttcttcttcttatcagATTTGTCATTGAGAGACATCTCAAATGTTTGTAAAGacccaatgagttcatcaaccttgatgttgctgatgtcttgagcttcttcaatggcagtaACTTTCATATCAAACTTCTTAGGTAGAGACCTGAGGATTTTTCTTGCcaacttttcttcagacatttTTTCTCCTAACGCAAAGGATGTGTTGGCTAGATCACGCAAGCGTATATGGAAGTCAGAGATGGATTCATATTCCTTCATTTTAAGATTTTCAAACTGGGTTGTGAGCAACTGAAGTCTTGACATTCGAActcttgatgttccttcatgagttgtcttgagaatctcccaggCATCCTTAGCCACAGTGCATGTATTGattagcctaaacatattcCTGTCCACTCCATTGAAAATAacattcaaggctttggagtttccaagagcttctacatcttcttctttcGTCCACTCTTCTTCGGGCTTCAATTCTTCTGTTGATGTTCCTTCTTTAGATACTACAACtggatgtttccaacctttcacAATTGCTTTCCATGTTTTGCTGTCCATAGATTTAAGAAAAGCAACCATACGAGCCTTCCAATAATCATAGTTGGTACCATCCAATAAAGGTGGCCTAAGGAGTGATCCTCCTTCTTTAATGTTGTCCATGAAACCAGAATACATATTCCCTGGAACTCACCCAAAcagaatagggtgcctgctctgataccaattgaaattctggttctcgcgcacaggacagatgtcaaacgcgatgttgggacaatcggttcgacaattACACAACAATACAGAAATTAAGCCACAACGTTTAATACAGTAGAAACAGCACAGTAGCAACAATAAATCACTAAAAAAACGcagagaattgttaacccagttcggtgtaacatcacctacatctggaggataccaatccaggagtcaattcactatcttagtaatagctctcaggtcataCATGAAAGTCTCTCCTATACCTAAgttactcccccttagtatagagcctcttcaatgtctaccactattacaacaagtgaatctagcttagcccttctcctctaagctatgagaaaactttctctaacccctaaagaccactgccacagcgatcaagacatgtttatcaataaacaagtttgatgagattacaactcaactaaacatatCAACTTAGTACTTGCAATAGCACAGGAAGCACTAAGTTGTTACAATACTCACAACAGGACTCAAATAATAAACCCTAAGATCAGTATATCACCCTCAGAATCCCTATTTTGCTAGGGTTTATAAActcctttatatagacgttcacgtgaggcttggatcttcaatgggccgaacgtcatagagtccacaacagcacttctggaaagaatcttcatggaatcaaatcttaccagaataaaataacagaaccaagtaagtttaaattcaaactttgagatatacttggttcacacgttatcaatcttgttacttcagccaagattaaaacaaacacgccttcagaagataaaacgcacagcataggATAAATCTTCTGAATCCCCTTACAGTCAGCAGCCcaacaaataacttgatttcagcgaTTGAACCACCAACATACGTAAACACACCATGTTGTtccagatgttggaacatatggttgcacatcatgttttgagcaaaatgcagccaatcaaaagaactacatAATGAAATGAACATGTCACTGAAACAGAAAAGAAAGTGAGAAATTGaggcaaaaacaaaaaacaaaagagcAGTTAGCATAGCACCATACCCATAATCCATTTTCATGTGATGGACATTGAAGAAAAACACAATACATGGCATGAAAGTATACTAAACTAGTCCACTAAGATTTCCCTCATTAGACAAGGTATAAACCCAAAACACCTCACATATATAAACAGATCACAACAAAGGCTAGAGTAacaaattttagaaaatataaCTCATTACCATAGATAAAGAGAAGCTCAAACCACAATTAGTCTATTCATGAAATTAAAGATAATAAATTTTGCAGTGGTCCTACCCAACACAACAAAAGCACATCAGCAGGGACATACACATACAAGACTTAGATCCAATGAAACTACCATTagtatattttcattttcccatTAAATCAAACACCTACCATTCACCATATCAACCACAAGAAAAGACTCACCAAAAGTACTTGAAACCAGCAAAAGAATTAAAATCAAATCAGAAACATAAAGCAGAAATCAGAAGAAATAACCAAAGACAAGGAACAAGAAGTAAATTCAGAAGATTTCAAACCCATAACTTAACCAATTCCAGAGAAAAAAATACTCCATTCTAAGGTCTGCAATTGAGCTAGATAACCACAAACCTTACACTAGAAACCCACAACGACTCCAAAAGATACTCCAGAAGCTGCTAACAAGGACCTAAAGCTGAAAGAAAGTGAACACTTATCAAAAACCCTAACCAAAGTACCAGACAATATCCTTCTAATTGCAGGATAGAGAAACCAAAACATTGGACTTGCATTAGGAAATTCAACAAAGAACCCTAACCTTATGGTTTCAAGCTGAGAGATAATGAAAATCCAGTCTTCTAATCGTGTGACGTCCTTCTAAATTCATCAGAGAGTAATGAAAATCTAGTCTCATCCACCAGAGAGGAGAGAGTTAGGGATTGATTCAATAGAAGAGTTGGGAAACAAATTTTTCATAGAACAGATGTGAAACCTACCATAGAGATGATGCGAGACAGAGCGTGGCGATGTGCGTCGACAAACGGAAGGGAGATGAAGCCGAGGAGGAGGATCAAGTTCGAATTGATTGTAGGTTCTGCCGTGGCTACTGATGGGTCGACGGTGAGGAGAAGGACTCGAACCACAGGGGCCTTGGTGGCATGGGTCGGTGAAAGAGAGCGCGATGGGGTGAGAGAGGACGGAGATGGAGAGGACGGCGTGGTGAGCGACACAGAGAGTGAGGTACGAAGGTTTTGGTGAAAGAATGGAATAGAGGGAACTGCAATTCTCTTCGTGCGTGTTTGGGGATTTTGGATTAAAAAATAGATAccggcggtttaaaccgccgcaaaGCTAAGAAAACACATCCCGGCGGTTTCAACCGCCGTTAACTAAAAAACTTTTACCTGCGGACAAGACCAACCGCCGCGAACTATCATGTTTTAAATAGGAGCGACGGCGGTTGATGCAACCGCCGCTAAAAAGTGGCCCCAAAATCCATTATTTGTTGTAGTGACACATTCAATCCATTAATTTCATAGTCAAAAGCATGAATTGGGTTTTTTATATCcatgaatttttaatttttcaccAACATTTCATATCACCAATTGGGATTTCatttcaacttcttcttctggttctttGTTCCGATCTAGTTGGGAAGAAGTGGGAGGAAGAAAAAAAGGGAAAGGTAAAGTgaaaagggagagaaaaatggtAAAGGGACGGGAAAAAGTCAAAATTATCCTCTAATCTACCGGTGGACCAGAATATAAGTAGTGTACCCTAGCACATCAATATAtgtagtattattattatattaaaaaaattggatAACCTATCGTAATGGATGAGATTCCCCTTATACAGGATTACACATACAAGAAATCTTGTGTGAATTCGATTTTCGCAACAAATGCGAAAAGATGACCCAATTCaacaacaaatattatttagcTATGTAAGAAAAATACATATGCTATGTTTGGCACgcctagctgatagctgaaaagttAGCTGATAGTTGAAAAGCTACGTAATTTGAACAAaaatgtttggtaaaactaactgttgaacaagctgaaattgtaaaatgacataaaagcacatacttgtataatgttttttatatttaatattactttattttcatattaatacctatatgatattaatattaaaattattatacatattttaatttcatttatttatcatcttaagaatataatattaatttttacttatttaattttctatatttttattaaattaaatagaatgaaacaaataattagtaatttgtaatataaaattatttgttttattccaaagtagtaattatttgtgtgtggcaagtgtgataactgataacTGATGTGAGACAAGTGTAATAACTGATAATTGATAagtaaataaatttagtaaaaaaGATATAAGGATAAAGgttgaattttaataaaataataaggataaaaatgagaatatatttaataagctataagctttaagctttaaactactgaaataagctccttcaccaaacatttttatagagtttttaagctagtcaaataagttttaagctagtcaaaaaagctataagctagctgaaataaCATGTCAAACACAGACACATACATAACATCACTCTGATATACAGAATTACAAATGCTAAGCCATTAATTTCCCCCTAATATAAAACTTATTAATTCAGTCCAAGATCACATCACATAACAACAAGTGGATTCACATATGTAGTAGGATCCACATATAGTTGCTTTTATAAAGATGAATCCACTTCTAATGCTTCCATAATTGAAACCAAATTAACATGCATAACAATTAATACAAACAGTGACACACGTAGTGATAAAATGACTACTTTTTGAAGAAACCACCAGCCAACTTAGTAAAATCTCCACCCAAACCACCTCCACCAGCAGATTGAGCAGCATGCTCACCTTGAGATTCTTCTGGTTTGGAAGGAGCAGGAGCAGGAGCAGCACCACCAGGCTTATAATCGTGGAGGTAATCCGCAGCCTTATCAACGTACTGTCCTACGCCCTTCTGTTCATCCAGCTTGGCGTACTGACTAGCTGCATCAAGAAGATCACCAGCTGCATCTGCCGCCTTTGCTTTGTCCACCTTGTCAGATTCGTTCCTCAACGCCGCTTGTGATGCCTCGCTCACCACCTTTGCGCTAGCTAAAAGCTCGCTAGTTGAGTACTTCTCTTCGGCGGTGGGTTTGTctggagtttcagaagccattGCTGTAGTAAGTGATGAATGATGAGTACTTTGGACTGTGGAGGTTGTATGCAAAAACTGGATTGGGTTATATCCTTATTTATTGGATGGATGGGAACGGCTTTATTAAAGAAATATCAACAAAAATTGTGGTGGAAACTGTTGATGCGTGTCTGGTATGCATTATTGATTCAGACGTAAAAGGAGTGGGACAGTGGGACTTCAATAATGTCCCTTCGACATTGATTGCTACAAGTGTCGGCAACCGGGCGAGAATAAATGGTTGGTTTGGTATGAGGAGGGAAATAAAGGGAAAGAAAAGGAAAGTAACATGATTTTCAGGTTGTTTGGTACAGaagaatggaaaagaaaaaagtggTAGGAAAGAAAAGCTGTGATGTATAAATACTATTTTATcctttataaataaaatttcacAAATAATTCATATGTaacaaaatttaaattcatattttaaaattaatttatacagTTCAAAAAATGTTgcattaaaattacttttataaCATATGTCTTATATCAAAAATGATATCGCATTTGTCATATTGTTTAGTAAAACTAAAATTGCAACATAATTTAATTAGAAAGATGTATCATTATAATATGTATTTATTATGTTGTCATTGTCAGATaaataataaagaaattaaaccagtaatataaaaataatagaaaaactATAATAAAAAACAAGTAAATAATCAACGCTTTTGCTCCATTGGTTGGacattttttgtattttataaGTTGTGGCCATCTTCCacccttttctctctttttgggTGGATAACATTTTTGGGTGGGGCCCAcccctttttttctttccttcatgTTTTCCTTACAAACCAAAAAGGGAAAATATCTCCCATGTTTTTCTTTCATCCCCTCCCCTTCCCTCAAAGCAAACAAACCGTAAGTCTGACTAGAATTAAATATGGTTAAAATTGAGTTTTATAAGCGTGAGTTAAGTTCATGTGATTTGTGTTTAGAAATAGTTACAAAAGCGTGAACTCTGCAAAGAATTTTGTGTAGATAACATTAAGTAGAATTATTTTTTGATGTGTAATGACAAAAAATGTAGGAGTAGAATCTTGTACCTCCAAGTTAGTTGAATATGTCAATAATACTCTTGAGGCACGATTCATTTCATTTATCAATTCGAGAATCAATTATATAAATTTTACAAAGTCACGAAATTTATTGCGAATTCCACGGACCGTTATTGCCTCCTCTGACCAGGAAACAGTTGTCAAGTCCATGCAGACAACAATTCGCAAAAAATATTGTGAATTCAAAGTATTTATTAGCTTGAAAAGAAGCCTTGGAAACACGCAAGAGTCTGTGCATACAAAAGCTAGGCCTATACATGTATAGACTCTCTGCAATTCGCAAAATAAATTGtgaattcaaaaaaattgtGAATTCAATGAATCTCATACGCGTCAGATTTTATGTTTGCTAAATAAaaaattttccaccatttttactaattaattttttttaacattattaaaaaaaaccttaaaagCTGTCACAATTTTTCTACATTGTAGTAGAACCACGCAAGGCATTGGCCAATTATTCTTGTTTTTTGTGTTTACTTGAGAGGTTGCTCTAAAATTCTCATTTTGATGATAGTAATCGTTATTTGACTTTAGGAAAATAAGCTGAAATGATAACAGGGGCGTTAAAATACGTTAAAGAGGCAAGAAGACACAATTGATCAACAAATGTCATATGTAAGAAATTAAAGTACATCATAGGCAGAAGAAGGATAGAAACTGGGTTGAAATTTGAATCTTGCTTGTAATAGTAACGAACAAAATTAACAGACAGATAACAGATAGCATTACTTCCCCATAATATGAACAAAAGCTTGGCCATTTTCCCCCTATTATGAAGCCTATTTATGCAGTCTATTATTGTGACACCATATCTGCACATAACAGCAACAATTAATACAATATAAAAGTAACACATGCATGTACGCCCTGTTGTGATGGTAAAGTATCACTCCTTTTTGAAGATGCCACCAGTAAACTTAGCAACACCAGCACCCAACCCCTCTggtttggcgggctggttcggGTTGAGGTAACCCGCAGCCTTACCTAGAGCATCCCCTGCTGCATTAGCCACCGTTGCAGATCCATTCATGATCGTTGATTGTGTATTCTCGCCCGCAACTTTGGCACCCGCTAGAACCGAGCTAGCTGACTGCTCAATGAATTTGAggggagtttcagaagccattGCAATAATTGTTATTGTGATATTGAGTATTAACTACTATGGAGGAGGTTCTATGAAACAACAGGAGTGGGTTATCTTATTTATTGATGAGATGTACGTGCATGAGGTAAGCTTTACAAAAGAAATATCTATTAAAAGAGTGGTGGAAAATCATGCGGGTCTGGTCGACATTGAGTATGTCGGCAACTATATGTTAATTTCATGTACGCCACGTGTTTCCCTTTCTAGGATGAATTTTTCTTTAAGGGAAATTTAAGATTTCACAGTGCTAGGATAACTTTCCATAGGTACAATAGAAGTAATATAACTTGGAGTGTCCTCAATCCACTCTTGATTGACATGAGATAAGAAAAATTTGGCAAGAAAATGAGCACCTGAGTTGAGGTTTCTACCGGTGACGAAGCCAGAACTTTTGTAAAGTCTGGACAAATTTTAAAACCACAAATCCACTCTAGTAAAATGTAAAATAATGAACACTATATTCATATAAATGTAATTTTAAAGTGAACTAATAGATACAATATATGAATAAGTTATAAACTGAAATAAAAGAGATTCGCCAGCCAGTTGAGACGTCGAGTTCGATTCGACACCGAGTTACAAAGGCCAAGAGGGAAGAAGagggaaaaattgaaaaaaagaaatagagggaaagaagaagaaacggaaaagaaagaagaagaaatgagaaAGGGAAAGAAATAAGAAACAAAGGGAatggaaagaagaaaaaaatggtcTACGttggctttttttttattttcgcaGAATTAGTTTTATTTTCACAGAATTGGGTcagcatttttttctttttcgcaAGGCCCCAGATTGCAGCAGCCCAACTCTCTCTCAGCgttgatttttatttattttgctcAGGCAGTGTAT
This window harbors:
- the LOC130710893 gene encoding nodulin-related protein 2-like, with the translated sequence MASETPDKPTAEEKYSTSELLASAKVVSEASQAALRNESDKVDKAKAADAAGDLLDAASQYAKLDEQKGVGQYVDKAADYLHDYKPGGAAPAPAPSKPEESQGEHAAQSAGGGGLGGDFTKLAGGFFKK